One Rhododendron vialii isolate Sample 1 chromosome 2a, ASM3025357v1 genomic region harbors:
- the LOC131317273 gene encoding ethylene-responsive transcription factor ERF011-like encodes MGKWVAEVWQPKSCDRIWLGSYRTAEEATRAYDSTAFCLRGPSAMLNFSDCPPVAASRHTQRVAEEEGESGGGGAMGASFPTVAEVFYVGEFSGGYFGDGELMKTRDEEGDWSNLAKKASDGVMKNLLEDFCYRVFGYGVFLFRCGYKMVLDIWEKFPNKELVT; translated from the exons ATGGGGAAATGGGTAGCAGAGGTGTGGCAGCCGAAAAGCTGCGACAGGATCTGGCTGGGGTCGTACCGGACGGCGGAGGAGGCCACCCGGGCCTACGACTCCACCGCCTTCTGCCTTCGCGGGCCGTCGGCGATGCTCAATTTCTCGGATTGTCCGCCG GTGGCGGCGTCGAGGCACACGCAAAGGGTGGCGGAAGAGGAAGGGGAGtcgggtggtggtggtgcgaTGGGGGCGAGTTTTCCGACGGTGGCGGAGGTTTTTTATGTTGGAGAGTTTAGTGGTGGTTATTTTGGTGATGGCGAGTTGATGAAGACAAGAGATGAAGAAGG GGATTGGTCGAATCTGGCAAAGAAAGCTTCGGACGGCGTTATGAAAAACTTGCTGGAG GACTTTTGCTATCGAGTTTTTGGATATGGAGTTTTCTTATTTAGATGTGGGTATAAGATGGTTTTGGATATTTGGGAAAAGTTTCCCAATAAGGAATTAGTGACCTAG